The proteins below are encoded in one region of Triticum aestivum cultivar Chinese Spring chromosome 1B, IWGSC CS RefSeq v2.1, whole genome shotgun sequence:
- the LOC123097800 gene encoding uncharacterized protein yields MAFLGGSLRVTRSTGSQKMTEGKSHSGPGAWRQAPTPVRQLFWRVRRTVLRQKRRAVSFGYDLKSYSQNFDDGLVPAHRL; encoded by the coding sequence ATGGCGTTTTTGGGAGGATCATTGCGCGTGACGAGGAGTACCGGCAGCCAGAAGATGACGGAGGGGAAGAGCCACAGCGGGCCGGGGGCGTGGCGGCAGGCGCCGACGCCCGTGAGGCAGCTCTTCTGGAGGGTGAGGCGCACCGTGCTGCGGCAGAAGCGCCGCGCCGTGAGCTTTGGGTACGACCTCAAGAGCTACTCCCAGAACTTCGATGACGGCCTTGTCCCGGCCCACCGCCTCTAG